In the genome of Curtobacterium sp. MCLR17_036, the window GCCGAGCTCGGCGGACAGCGGTACCTCCGGCGTCATCGTCATGTTGATGGTGTGGCCGCCGGCCTCGCGGAGCCAGACCGACTCGGCGCGCGTCGAGAAGCGGGGGCCCTGGATGACGACGCACGTGCCCGTCGGGCGGAAGGGCACGTCGAGCGCGGCGATCGCCTCGACGGCCGCACGGCGCAGGGTCGGGTCGAACGGGTCGGCGAACGACAGGTGCTGGACGTCGTCCTCGAAGAAGGTGTCCGCACGACCCCAGGTCCGGTCGATGAGCTGGTCGGTCACGACGAAGGTGCCGGGTGCGTAGTCCGGGTGCAGGCCGCCGACCGCGCTCGACGACACGATCGCCCGGACCCCGAGCGACCGGAGCGCCCACACGTTCGCGCGGTGGTTGATGCGGTGCGGGGCGACCGAGTGCTGCCGCCCGTGCCGGGTGAGGAACGCCACACGGCGACCGGACATCGTGCCGATGCTGATCGGGCTCGACGTCGGGCCGAACGGCGTCGGCACGTCCACCTCGTCGGCGCTCCCCTCCTCGAACAGCTGGTAGAGGCCGGAGCCCCCGATCACACCGATCGTCACGGCTTCGTCGTTCTCCACAGGTCCTCCGGATGGTCGTCTGCGCGGTCCGCGCGCTGGATACGCTACTGAAGCCGACCCCGGGCGAACCGGGTGGCGGCGACCCCACCCCTGTTCGGAGGCACCCGTGCGAACGATCGGTCAGCACCGTGACGACCTGGCGGCGTTGCTCGCGCCGGTCCTGGCGGGACTCGGAGCGGAGCAGTGCGCGGTCGACGAGCTCGCCGCCGGCAGCAGCGCAGGTGCCGGGTGGCGTGTGCTCGCGGCACCCGTCGTGTCGCCCGTGCCGCTGCCACCGTTCGACAACAGCCAGATGGACGGCTTCGCGGTGCGTGTCGCCGACGCCGGTGACACCGTCCGGGTCGTCGAGCCGATCCCGGCCGGCGTGGTGCCCGAGCCGCTCGCGCCCGGCACGGCCGCGCCGATCATGACCGGGGCGCGGATCCCGACCGGCGCCGACGCGGTGTTCCCGGTCGAGGCCACCGGGCCCGGAGCGTTCCCCGCGGCACTCGCCCTGCCGCAGGTGACCGTGCCGGGCGACCTGACCGCCGGCACCTTCGTCCGGACGACCGGCAGCGACCTGGCGACCGGCGCCGAGCTCGCTCCGGCCGGTGCGGTGGTCACACCGGCGCTGCTCGGCGCGCTCGCCTCGGCCGGGGTGCCGACCGTGTCGGTCCGACGGCCGCTGCGGGTGCTCGTCGTGTCGACCGGCTCCGAGCTGCAGGGCGCCGACGTCGACGCGGCGACGATCGGCGACGCGAACGGCACCGCGCTCCGGGCGGCGCTCGCCGAGGTCGGTGCCGCGTCCCGCGCCGTCCGCGTGCCCGACGACGTGCCGTCCTTCGTCGGGGCGCTCGACGCCGCGGTGGGCAGCTGGGCCGACCTCGTGCTCACGACCGGGGGCATCAGCGCCGGCGCCTACGAGGTCGTCCGCCAGGCGCTCGAGCCCCGCGGGCTCGCCGTCACCCCGGTCGCGATGCAGCCGGGCGGGCCGCAGGCGTCCGGCACCGTCGTGCTCGCCGGGCGGCCGGTCCCGGTGGTGTCGTTCCCGGGCAACCCGGTGTCCGCGCTCGTCTCGTTCGAGGTCTTCCTGCGCCCGTTGCTCGCGCCGCTCGTCGGACTGCCGGCCGAGCGGCCCGCCCAGCGCCTGCCCGCCGCCGCTGCCGCCGCGTCGCCGCCCGGCAAGCACCAGGTGCGCCGCGGTCGGGTCGCCGACGGGCTCGTGCACCTCGTCGGCGGGCCGGGCTCGCACCTGCTCGCGCACCACGCCGCCGCCACCCACCTCGTCCACGTCCCGGTGGGGGTCGACGCCGTCGAACCGGGCGACGAACTGACCGTCTGGAGCCTCCGATGACGACCGACCCGACCGAACTCTCCCACGTGCGTGCCGACGGGTCCGCCCACATGGTGGACGTCTCCGCGAAGGACGTCACCGACCGCTCCGCCACCGCGACCGCGACCCTGGTCACCCGTCCCGACGTCGTCGCACGCATCCTCGACGGCTCCCTGCCCAAGGGCGAGGTGATCGGCACCGCCCGCATCGCCGCGATCATGGCCGTCAAGAAGACCTCGGACCTGGTCCCGCTCTGCCACCCGCTGCCGATCGCCGGGGTGCAGGTCGACATCACCGGGGCCGACGACCGCGTGCGCATCGAGGTCGCCGTCCGCACCACCTCGCGCACCGGCGTCGAGATGGAGGCGCTCACGGGCGCGAGCGTCGCCGCCCTGACCGTGTACGACATGGTGAAGGCCGTCGACCGCGCCGCGACGATCACGGACGTCCGGGTGCTCGAGAAGCACGGCGGGCGCTCCGGGGACTGGAGCAACCGATGACCGGCGAACCGACCCGCGGCCGCGCCGCCGTCGTGGTGGTCTCCACACAGGCCGCCGCCGACCCCGCACTCGACC includes:
- a CDS encoding MTAP family purine nucleoside phosphorylase, with amino-acid sequence MENDEAVTIGVIGGSGLYQLFEEGSADEVDVPTPFGPTSSPISIGTMSGRRVAFLTRHGRQHSVAPHRINHRANVWALRSLGVRAIVSSSAVGGLHPDYAPGTFVVTDQLIDRTWGRADTFFEDDVQHLSFADPFDPTLRRAAVEAIAALDVPFRPTGTCVVIQGPRFSTRAESVWLREAGGHTINMTMTPEVPLSAELGIGTVNLSFVTDADAGLAPSEDEAAASTAEPVTHAMVMERLARANEVIVRAIGSIVAAIPADFSPRELVPASASERIANATPASASERIANATAAGASERIAKATAAPAASTTGTGTPAATGTETPGATA
- the glp gene encoding gephyrin-like molybdotransferase Glp — protein: MRTIGQHRDDLAALLAPVLAGLGAEQCAVDELAAGSSAGAGWRVLAAPVVSPVPLPPFDNSQMDGFAVRVADAGDTVRVVEPIPAGVVPEPLAPGTAAPIMTGARIPTGADAVFPVEATGPGAFPAALALPQVTVPGDLTAGTFVRTTGSDLATGAELAPAGAVVTPALLGALASAGVPTVSVRRPLRVLVVSTGSELQGADVDAATIGDANGTALRAALAEVGAASRAVRVPDDVPSFVGALDAAVGSWADLVLTTGGISAGAYEVVRQALEPRGLAVTPVAMQPGGPQASGTVVLAGRPVPVVSFPGNPVSALVSFEVFLRPLLAPLVGLPAERPAQRLPAAAAAASPPGKHQVRRGRVADGLVHLVGGPGSHLLAHHAAATHLVHVPVGVDAVEPGDELTVWSLR
- the moaC gene encoding cyclic pyranopterin monophosphate synthase MoaC, encoding MTTDPTELSHVRADGSAHMVDVSAKDVTDRSATATATLVTRPDVVARILDGSLPKGEVIGTARIAAIMAVKKTSDLVPLCHPLPIAGVQVDITGADDRVRIEVAVRTTSRTGVEMEALTGASVAALTVYDMVKAVDRAATITDVRVLEKHGGRSGDWSNR